Proteins from a single region of Streptomyces sp. TN58:
- a CDS encoding MATE family efflux transporter — protein MTAATKAAPDTTATPSLGRRVLALMGPMMVASVMGQAIAQTDLWVISTLGEEAVAAAAVPQRLLLLDAITAMAMGPVVGLSVAGAVSAHARRRAVQGGLIGATAAGLLIAALGLAVLPYLVDALVAAPAIRDNTQSALVWLLIATPVRLAQFVGAMALFALRRSRPLLVLYAVAVLANAALDLLLVHGAGMGFAGAYAATSVIAAIECAVTVWLLRDHLRVPLRIRDSARWLRQVARSMLTEWGHMLSVIGFELLLVLTLTLHASWADRLAAFSAGAVLTATLHIPITALVNATGMVHKGAAPSPREWRHLRRWVLGVSAGVGVLVTITAWTVLPGLYGLHGPAATWFTWLMAGQAAAFPFRLLAATAEGRHKAADRFGVVLRLRLLQEFAISLPVFLVGLLTDNAPLAWSGIALGCAVNYWLLHTADPHRVSRSRSLPAPGSP, from the coding sequence GTGACCGCCGCGACCAAGGCCGCCCCCGACACCACCGCCACCCCCTCGCTGGGCCGACGGGTCCTCGCCCTGATGGGCCCCATGATGGTGGCGTCCGTCATGGGCCAGGCCATCGCCCAGACCGATCTGTGGGTGATCAGCACGCTGGGCGAGGAGGCGGTGGCCGCCGCCGCGGTGCCGCAGCGCCTGCTCCTCCTCGACGCGATCACCGCCATGGCCATGGGACCTGTCGTCGGGCTGTCCGTGGCCGGGGCCGTGTCCGCCCACGCCCGGCGGCGCGCCGTCCAGGGCGGGCTGATCGGTGCCACGGCCGCCGGGCTGCTCATCGCGGCACTCGGCCTGGCCGTGCTGCCGTACCTCGTGGACGCCCTGGTCGCCGCACCGGCCATCCGCGACAACACGCAGTCGGCCCTGGTGTGGCTGTTGATCGCCACCCCGGTCCGCCTCGCGCAGTTCGTCGGCGCCATGGCCCTCTTCGCACTCCGGCGCTCCCGCCCCCTCCTCGTCCTGTACGCCGTCGCCGTCCTGGCCAACGCTGCGCTCGACCTGCTCCTCGTACACGGAGCCGGAATGGGCTTCGCCGGCGCCTACGCCGCCACGTCTGTCATCGCCGCCATCGAATGCGCCGTCACCGTATGGCTGTTGCGTGATCACCTCCGCGTCCCCCTCCGGATACGCGACAGCGCGCGCTGGCTGCGCCAGGTGGCGCGCAGCATGCTCACCGAGTGGGGCCACATGCTCTCCGTGATCGGCTTCGAACTGCTCCTGGTCCTCACCCTGACCCTGCACGCCTCCTGGGCGGACCGGCTCGCCGCGTTCTCCGCAGGCGCCGTGCTCACGGCGACGCTGCACATCCCGATCACGGCGCTGGTCAACGCGACCGGCATGGTCCACAAGGGCGCGGCCCCCTCCCCCCGGGAGTGGCGTCACCTGCGCCGATGGGTCCTGGGCGTGTCCGCGGGCGTCGGCGTCCTCGTCACGATCACCGCCTGGACGGTGCTGCCCGGGCTCTACGGCCTGCACGGCCCGGCGGCGACCTGGTTCACCTGGCTGATGGCCGGACAGGCCGCCGCCTTCCCCTTCCGGCTCCTGGCCGCCACCGCCGAGGGCCGGCACAAGGCCGCCGACCGCTTCGGCGTGGTGCTGCGCCTGCGTCTGCTCCAGGAGTTCGCCATATCCCTGCCGGTCTTCCTCGTGGGCCTGCTGACGGACAACGCGCCGCTCGCCTGGTCGGGCATCGCACTGGGCTGCGCGGTCAACTACTGGCTGCTGCACACAGCCGACCCGCACCGCGTCAGCCGCTCCCGGAGCCTTCCTGCTCCGGGCTCGCCCTGA
- the cutA gene encoding divalent-cation tolerance protein CutA: protein MANGIVIAQTTVDGEDRARELARGAVEGRLAACAHVEGPVTAVYRWQGTVETATEWRVSYKTTRDRLPALGAWIERVHGYEVPEWIVVAVDGGSDAYLAWVAAESAPA from the coding sequence ATGGCGAACGGCATCGTGATCGCGCAGACCACCGTCGACGGCGAAGACCGGGCGAGGGAGCTGGCCCGGGGCGCGGTGGAGGGCCGCCTGGCGGCCTGCGCGCACGTCGAGGGGCCCGTCACCGCCGTCTACCGCTGGCAGGGGACCGTGGAGACGGCCACCGAGTGGCGCGTCTCCTACAAGACGACACGGGACCGGCTGCCCGCCCTCGGCGCCTGGATCGAGCGGGTGCACGGCTACGAGGTGCCCGAGTGGATCGTGGTGGCGGTGGACGGCGGCTCGGACGCCTACCTGGCGTGGGTCGCCGCGGAGAGCGCCCCCGCGTAG
- the fxsT gene encoding FxSxx-COOH system tetratricopeptide repeat protein, protein MTTGSRQDRERESAQQPPLAPQQPQRFVISFAGFNRPWAVWIAHRLEEHGHRVTLQRWDPQNSPGITQALDDLARSGSRVLLVLSERYFSAGTHTDQEWNTALRAVTDDHPDRFAAVCLTDAPLPSAVAVLEKTDLWGLDAYEAEYRVLRRLELPTDRIGTETGRRGPRFPNDPPEIWGRVPRRNPRFTGRNDVIGTLRQALAEAPPGASTVTLLGLSGVGKTQVATEYAYRFASEYDVVWWVPAEDRPTLRERLADLAPALGLPRGAGSYGEQIRAVLEALRRGTPYGRWLMVFDGCDNPDDLIDLLPSGGGDVIITSRNREWAARHTSLVEVPLYARPESITFIRRRALRLTADEADQLAEALEDYPLALDQTAGWLADSPLPVGDYLALLQRRMDSREAVTLSEDYPLPFPTALAILLNNVRENFPDALALLRLFVFFAPGPVPLRLLREFPADDVPEQLAGLINDQIRWNAALNKLVQFSVVRLEYSDLPVEEGGGGLETVQLHRMVHGIVREDLSEDEAEPLARAVRQVLAAADPGRPSDSRLWPRYAELVPHLTPSGVITSSNPRIQNFLLHCLRYLILAGEYRTCLRLCEETDQIWRARLGDDHPKVRELSYQYGNSLRNLGLFRRAEILTRTVADRLTGERGDQDLESLRATSAYGGVLLCIAKFEPAREIFEHCLATYRELLGEDDSITLDAQNNLAATYRLLGRYQDAYDLDLDTLRRRERVLMPLHISTLASGIACAMGLRLMGRYREAQTRQEQGVKLNTQVLGLGHPQTLRAEHNLGLCLRRSGDIPGAGLRLRTVWERATRVFGVDYPWTLMVASDYATYLREYGDIGEARRISEDVVRGYQSQLGLAHPYSIGTVGNLGLVLRAQGERAEGLSLAEQALVGMRGALGGRHPWTLGCALNATGHRNITGRLEDALDLSRETLRTAEQVLGPDHPMTLSAQIALAADLRSVREDTEAGKHEEAGIKGLTRTLGPQHVHTVSAKQRARPYWDFEPQP, encoded by the coding sequence ATGACCACCGGTAGCCGGCAGGACCGCGAACGTGAATCGGCGCAACAGCCCCCACTGGCGCCCCAGCAGCCGCAGCGTTTCGTCATCAGCTTCGCGGGCTTCAACCGGCCCTGGGCCGTGTGGATCGCCCACCGCCTGGAGGAACACGGCCACCGCGTGACCCTCCAGCGCTGGGACCCGCAGAACAGCCCCGGCATCACACAGGCCCTCGACGACCTCGCCCGCTCCGGCAGCCGCGTCCTCCTCGTCCTCAGCGAACGCTACTTCTCCGCCGGCACCCACACCGACCAGGAGTGGAACACCGCCCTGCGTGCCGTCACCGACGACCACCCCGACCGGTTCGCCGCCGTCTGCCTCACCGACGCCCCCCTGCCCAGCGCCGTCGCCGTCCTGGAGAAGACCGACCTGTGGGGCCTGGACGCGTACGAGGCCGAATACCGCGTGCTGCGCCGCCTCGAACTGCCCACCGACCGCATCGGCACCGAAACCGGCCGCCGCGGACCCCGCTTCCCCAACGACCCGCCCGAGATCTGGGGCCGCGTACCGCGCCGCAACCCCCGCTTCACCGGCCGCAACGACGTCATCGGCACCCTGCGCCAAGCCCTCGCCGAAGCCCCGCCCGGCGCATCCACCGTCACCCTCCTCGGCCTCTCCGGCGTCGGCAAGACACAGGTCGCCACCGAGTACGCCTACCGCTTCGCCTCCGAGTACGACGTCGTCTGGTGGGTCCCCGCCGAGGACCGGCCCACCCTGCGCGAACGCCTCGCCGACCTGGCCCCCGCCCTCGGCCTCCCTCGCGGCGCCGGCAGCTACGGCGAGCAGATCCGGGCCGTCCTCGAAGCGCTGCGCCGCGGAACCCCGTACGGGCGCTGGCTGATGGTCTTCGACGGCTGCGACAACCCCGACGACCTCATCGACCTGCTGCCCTCCGGCGGCGGCGACGTCATCATCACCTCCCGCAACCGCGAATGGGCCGCCCGGCACACCAGCCTCGTCGAGGTCCCCCTCTACGCCCGCCCCGAGTCGATCACCTTCATCCGCCGCCGCGCCCTGCGCCTGACCGCCGACGAGGCCGACCAGCTCGCCGAGGCCCTGGAGGACTACCCCCTCGCCCTCGACCAGACCGCCGGCTGGCTCGCCGACTCACCGCTGCCCGTAGGCGACTACCTCGCCCTCCTCCAGCGCCGTATGGACTCCCGCGAGGCCGTCACGCTCTCCGAGGACTACCCGCTGCCCTTCCCCACGGCCCTCGCCATACTCCTCAACAACGTCCGGGAGAACTTCCCCGACGCCCTCGCCCTCCTGCGGCTCTTCGTCTTCTTCGCCCCCGGCCCCGTCCCGCTGCGCCTGCTGCGCGAGTTCCCCGCCGACGACGTACCGGAACAGCTCGCCGGACTCATCAACGACCAGATCCGCTGGAACGCCGCCCTCAACAAGCTCGTCCAGTTCTCCGTCGTACGGCTGGAGTACTCCGACCTGCCCGTGGAGGAGGGCGGCGGCGGCCTGGAGACCGTGCAACTGCACCGCATGGTCCACGGCATCGTCCGCGAGGACCTCTCCGAGGACGAGGCCGAACCTCTCGCCCGGGCCGTCCGCCAGGTCCTCGCCGCCGCCGACCCCGGCCGGCCCTCCGACTCCCGGCTCTGGCCCCGCTACGCCGAACTCGTCCCCCACCTCACCCCCTCCGGGGTGATCACCAGCAGCAATCCGCGCATCCAGAACTTCCTGCTGCACTGCCTGCGCTACCTGATCCTGGCGGGGGAGTACCGCACCTGCCTGCGCCTGTGCGAGGAGACCGACCAGATCTGGCGGGCCCGGCTCGGCGACGACCACCCCAAGGTCCGCGAGCTCAGCTACCAGTACGGCAACTCGCTGCGCAACCTCGGCCTGTTCCGCCGCGCCGAGATCCTCACCAGGACGGTCGCCGACCGCCTCACCGGCGAACGCGGCGACCAGGACCTGGAGAGCCTGCGCGCCACCAGCGCCTACGGCGGCGTGCTGCTGTGCATCGCCAAGTTCGAACCGGCCCGCGAGATCTTCGAGCACTGCCTGGCCACCTACCGCGAACTCCTCGGCGAGGACGACTCCATCACCCTCGACGCCCAGAACAACCTGGCCGCCACCTACCGGCTGCTCGGCCGCTACCAGGACGCCTACGACCTCGACCTGGACACCCTTCGGCGCCGCGAACGCGTCCTGATGCCCCTGCACATCTCCACCCTCGCCTCCGGCATCGCCTGCGCCATGGGGCTACGCCTCATGGGCCGCTACCGCGAGGCCCAGACCCGGCAGGAGCAGGGCGTCAAGCTCAACACCCAGGTCCTCGGACTCGGCCACCCCCAGACCCTGCGCGCCGAGCACAACCTCGGCCTGTGCCTGCGCCGCTCCGGCGACATCCCCGGCGCCGGCCTGCGGCTGCGGACCGTCTGGGAGCGGGCGACGCGCGTCTTCGGCGTGGACTACCCCTGGACGCTGATGGTCGCCTCCGACTACGCCACGTACCTCAGGGAGTACGGGGACATCGGCGAGGCCCGCCGCATCTCCGAGGACGTCGTACGCGGCTACCAGTCGCAGCTCGGCCTCGCCCACCCGTACAGCATCGGCACCGTCGGCAACCTCGGCCTGGTCCTGCGCGCCCAGGGCGAACGGGCGGAGGGCCTGTCCCTCGCGGAACAGGCCCTCGTCGGCATGCGGGGCGCCCTCGGCGGCCGGCACCCCTGGACCCTGGGCTGCGCCCTCAACGCCACCGGCCACCGCAACATCACCGGCCGGCTGGAGGACGCGCTGGACCTGAGCCGCGAGACACTGCGCACGGCCGAGCAGGTCCTGGGACCGGACCACCCGATGACTCTGAGCGCCCAGATCGCCCTGGCGGCGGACCTTCGCTCGGTACGGGAGGACACGGAGGCGGGCAAGCACGAGGAGGCGGGCATCAAGGGCCTGACCCGCACCCTGGGCCCGCAACACGTCCACACGGTCTCGGCGAAACAGCGGGCGAGGCCGTACTGGGACTTCGAACCCCAGCCGTAG
- a CDS encoding helix-turn-helix transcriptional regulator, with protein MLELLGLDAEAERVYRALLAHPKDGVTALAQRLALPESDLRACLDRLSRLALVQPSSREGVGFRALNPEDAMELLLARQQAELAAHQQKVEASRAAAAQLIAECSAMRPPGATAGAESLQGPEEIRDRLARLAANTRHEIMTFAPGGAHSAADLEASRGPNAALLDRGITMRTVYLDSVRNHQPTLDHVDWLHRHGGQVRTAPTLPVRMIISDRREVVLPLDTNDAQTGAVVLTYDGTIAALCALFESVWQSANPLGTAVERNMDGLTRQHRESLHLLLQGLTDEAIAKRLGVSPRTARRIAAELMEALEARSRFQAGAHAVQNGWLPATRV; from the coding sequence ATGCTTGAACTGCTCGGGCTCGACGCCGAGGCCGAACGCGTCTACCGGGCACTGCTCGCCCACCCCAAGGACGGGGTGACGGCGCTCGCCCAGCGGCTGGCGCTTCCCGAGAGCGACCTGCGCGCCTGCCTCGACCGGCTCAGCCGTCTCGCCCTGGTCCAGCCCTCCTCCCGAGAGGGCGTCGGGTTCCGTGCGCTGAATCCCGAAGACGCCATGGAACTGCTGCTGGCCCGCCAGCAGGCCGAACTGGCCGCCCACCAGCAGAAGGTGGAGGCGTCCCGGGCCGCCGCCGCGCAGCTCATCGCCGAATGCTCGGCGATGCGTCCGCCGGGCGCCACCGCCGGCGCCGAGAGCCTGCAAGGGCCGGAGGAGATACGCGACCGCCTCGCACGGCTGGCCGCCAACACCCGCCACGAGATCATGACGTTCGCGCCCGGCGGGGCCCACAGCGCCGCCGACCTCGAAGCCAGCCGCGGTCCCAACGCCGCGCTCCTGGACCGGGGGATCACCATGCGCACCGTCTACCTCGACAGCGTCCGCAACCACCAGCCCACGCTCGATCACGTGGACTGGCTGCACCGCCACGGTGGACAGGTCCGCACCGCTCCCACCCTGCCGGTGCGGATGATCATCTCGGATCGACGCGAGGTCGTCCTCCCTCTCGACACGAACGACGCCCAGACCGGCGCGGTCGTCCTGACCTACGACGGGACCATCGCCGCGCTGTGTGCCCTGTTCGAGAGCGTCTGGCAGAGCGCCAACCCGCTGGGCACCGCCGTCGAACGCAACATGGACGGGCTGACCCGCCAGCACCGGGAGTCCCTCCACCTGCTCCTCCAGGGCCTCACGGACGAGGCCATCGCCAAACGCCTCGGGGTCTCCCCGCGCACCGCCCGCCGCATCGCCGCCGAACTCATGGAAGCCCTGGAGGCCCGCAGCCGCTTCCAGGCCGGCGCGCACGCCGTCCAGAACGGCTGGCTCCCCGCCACGCGCGTCTGA
- a CDS encoding DUF692 family multinuclear iron-containing protein, with protein MLIGVNVTSPDTLEMACRLRDSGHVDFVEVLIDGFAHLDPQEFRRTVGDLPVGCHIMLSRFLDPDRARLDHYLGLVNQWQADCGLLYVSDHIAHFSHNGQPLPVALEVDYTDWQPVIDSVRAWQDQLGTILAVENFPSQRASDIPQARAYAELTAATGCEVLMDVSNAMVAQLNTGQPAAAWTEVPGVGRRFHLAGYSPSPAAPSLIVDSHDAPVSDDTLDLVALFAGRAAPDATLVVERDANHDLDEWRTDLDRTRAAVVAAQRLHQPHRP; from the coding sequence ATGCTGATCGGTGTCAATGTGACCTCGCCGGACACCCTGGAGATGGCGTGCCGGCTGCGCGACTCGGGACACGTCGACTTCGTCGAGGTCCTGATCGACGGCTTCGCGCACCTCGACCCGCAGGAGTTCCGCCGCACGGTCGGTGACCTCCCGGTCGGCTGCCACATCATGCTCTCCCGGTTCCTGGATCCGGACCGGGCACGCCTCGACCACTACCTGGGCCTGGTGAACCAGTGGCAGGCGGACTGCGGCCTGCTCTACGTCAGCGACCACATCGCCCACTTCTCCCACAACGGCCAGCCGCTGCCCGTCGCCCTGGAGGTCGACTACACCGACTGGCAGCCGGTGATCGACTCCGTGCGCGCCTGGCAGGACCAGCTCGGCACCATCCTCGCCGTGGAAAACTTCCCGTCGCAGCGGGCGAGCGACATTCCTCAGGCCCGCGCCTATGCCGAGCTCACCGCGGCGACCGGATGCGAAGTCCTCATGGACGTGTCCAACGCCATGGTCGCCCAGCTCAACACCGGGCAACCCGCCGCCGCATGGACCGAGGTCCCGGGCGTGGGCCGCAGGTTCCACCTGGCAGGCTACAGCCCCTCCCCGGCGGCCCCCTCCCTCATCGTCGACAGCCACGACGCTCCGGTCAGCGACGACACCCTCGACCTGGTGGCCCTGTTCGCCGGCCGCGCCGCACCGGACGCCACGCTCGTCGTCGAACGCGACGCCAACCACGACCTGGACGAATGGAGAACGGACCTTGACCGCACGCGCGCCGCAGTCGTCGCGGCTCAACGCCTGCATCAGCCCCACCGCCCGTGA
- a CDS encoding DUF692 family multinuclear iron-containing protein — protein MQATVQPVHDDFLRVGGAFTPGFLDPDPDRRLALVGESPFLEFGFNEWRKWESLEEVPNIPEFSLHLGRTAICEGPREQARYIDYVMDQSATRRNKPTSIGVHVTGERALGGGSFGLHSYFTGTKEEEQRAVRFLTDLHKASGLPVWVENANCYSASARGILDAWQAVTRICENTGSGLIVDLAHLYIDAVNCGVPVEVLLGAVPWSQVVELHLSGVRTGRDGTLHDGHSEAVHEGVWSLLDTVVSQRLITETEPITVIVEHADLTWTDRAEQYYADFARAASFQERHRQAALAGATDAQPHDYGVPYCRAYLRQLCKGWIPGLAEASEQRGLPYADLFDQWVDDVRARGKRIVLNLDEIPPAERPGAVSAPQDLLAYAKEKLR, from the coding sequence ATGCAAGCGACGGTTCAGCCGGTTCACGACGACTTCCTGCGCGTGGGTGGGGCGTTCACTCCGGGGTTTCTCGACCCCGACCCGGACAGGAGGCTCGCCCTCGTCGGCGAAAGCCCCTTCCTGGAGTTCGGATTCAACGAATGGCGGAAATGGGAAAGCCTTGAGGAAGTGCCGAACATCCCGGAATTCTCCCTCCACCTGGGGCGTACGGCGATCTGCGAGGGCCCGCGCGAACAGGCCCGCTACATCGACTACGTGATGGACCAGTCGGCCACCCGCCGCAACAAGCCGACCTCCATCGGAGTGCACGTCACCGGAGAAAGGGCCCTGGGCGGCGGCTCCTTCGGACTCCACTCGTACTTCACCGGCACCAAGGAGGAAGAGCAACGCGCCGTCCGCTTCCTCACCGACCTCCACAAGGCCTCCGGCCTGCCCGTCTGGGTGGAGAACGCCAACTGCTACTCCGCCTCCGCCCGGGGCATCCTGGACGCCTGGCAGGCGGTGACGCGCATCTGCGAGAACACCGGGTCCGGCCTCATCGTCGACCTCGCCCACCTCTACATCGACGCCGTCAACTGCGGTGTCCCCGTAGAGGTGCTCCTCGGCGCGGTCCCCTGGTCCCAGGTGGTCGAACTGCACCTGTCGGGCGTCCGCACGGGACGGGACGGAACGCTCCACGACGGCCACTCCGAGGCGGTCCACGAAGGCGTGTGGTCGCTGCTGGACACCGTGGTGAGCCAGCGGCTGATCACCGAAACGGAGCCCATCACCGTGATCGTCGAACACGCGGACCTCACCTGGACGGACCGCGCGGAGCAGTACTACGCCGACTTCGCCCGAGCGGCGTCGTTCCAGGAACGGCACCGCCAGGCGGCCCTCGCGGGAGCCACGGACGCCCAGCCGCACGACTACGGCGTCCCCTACTGCCGCGCCTACCTCCGCCAGCTCTGCAAGGGCTGGATCCCGGGCCTCGCGGAGGCCTCCGAACAGCGCGGCCTGCCGTACGCCGACCTGTTCGACCAGTGGGTGGACGACGTCCGCGCCCGTGGCAAGCGCATCGTCCTCAACCTCGACGAGATCCCCCCGGCCGAACGGCCCGGAGCGGTCAGCGCCCCCCAGGACCTGCTGGCCTACGCCAAGGAGAAGCTGCGCTGA